The Aequorivita sublithincola DSM 14238 genome window below encodes:
- the hpf gene encoding ribosome hibernation-promoting factor, HPF/YfiA family — translation MNINFEYHDIAASPRLEAFAAEKLNKLENKYDFIISADVYFKKENSSNPETGKICNVRLSLPGPSIFAETSTASLEASVAKVADELASQLQKRKAKMKTH, via the coding sequence ATGAATATCAATTTTGAGTACCACGACATCGCTGCGAGCCCCAGATTAGAAGCTTTCGCGGCTGAAAAATTAAACAAACTTGAAAATAAATATGATTTTATAATAAGTGCAGATGTTTATTTTAAAAAGGAAAATTCTAGCAATCCTGAAACTGGAAAGATATGCAACGTGAGGTTGAGCTTACCAGGACCATCTATTTTTGCAGAAACATCTACCGCGTCTCTAGAAGCTTCAGTTGCAAAGGTTGCTGACGAATTGGCGTCGCAATTGCAAAAAAGAAAAGCAAAAATGAAAACTCATTAA
- a CDS encoding arsenate reductase family protein translates to MGVIARNEKQLTLIYSSNTRVGRHTLSYLAGTDEKYLAIDLAKTKVSDTQWAEIAEALGVKIGDLVDKRELDISSDSTAEFSSNDWLKIIQNDDTVISRPIVINGKRTKQIDNPPEILEFFQVDSAGLEQSPSNGVAPDIERTTEKENFIEKDE, encoded by the coding sequence ATGGGCGTAATAGCACGAAACGAGAAACAATTAACTCTTATTTATAGCAGTAACACACGAGTAGGCAGACATACATTGAGCTACCTAGCTGGTACTGATGAAAAATACTTAGCCATAGACTTGGCAAAAACAAAAGTTTCCGACACGCAATGGGCTGAAATTGCAGAGGCTCTTGGAGTGAAAATTGGCGATTTGGTGGATAAACGAGAGTTGGACATCAGTTCTGATAGTACTGCTGAATTCAGCTCTAATGACTGGTTAAAAATTATCCAAAATGATGATACTGTTATCTCAAGACCAATTGTCATAAATGGAAAACGCACCAAACAGATAGATAACCCGCCCGAAATACTGGAATTTTTTCAAGTAGATTCCGCAGGTTTGGAGCAAAGTCCTTCTAACGGCGTAGCTCCCGATATTGAAAGAACTACAGAAAAAGAAAATTTTATAGAGAAAGACGAATAA
- a CDS encoding acyl carrier protein: MNSEEIYIKLEPIIKSYLPEDVASSKISRDSDLTRELNINSAHLVDIVLDIEDAFDVEFKNDDLEKLRNVNDAISLIKEKTSA; encoded by the coding sequence ATGAATTCAGAAGAAATTTACATAAAACTAGAGCCAATTATCAAAAGTTATTTACCTGAAGATGTAGCCTCCTCCAAAATTAGCCGCGATAGTGATTTAACGCGAGAACTAAACATAAACTCGGCCCATCTTGTGGATATCGTTTTGGATATTGAAGACGCTTTTGATGTTGAATTCAAAAATGACGATTTAGAGAAATTACGTAACGTAAACGATGCAATTTCACTTATTAAGGAAAAGACTTCGGCATAG
- a CDS encoding beta-ketoacyl-[acyl-carrier-protein] synthase family protein, which translates to MKNRVVITGLGVCSPIGVTIPEFTQALKNGESGIRFRPDLEELKFSCQLGAIPQISEEKKREYLTELQLRNFMSSGILYGIIAGMDAFKDAKLELAKNDEDPLWDLGIIFGTGVSSVEKMHESLMKIHSKNVRRLSSNTIPQIMVSGVSAYLSGFIGAGNVVTSNSSACSTGTEALLMGYERIKNGQAKQMLCGSCSDHGPYIWGGFDAIRVTTHKYNDAPENVAGPMSAVTSGFVPGSGGGAYLLESLESAQKRGAIIYAEVLGGALNNGGQRGDGSMTAPNNIAVQKCIEMAVEDSNVSASEIDYINGHLTSTIKDPDEIANWSKALKRSGSDFPYINSLKGMIGHCIAASGSIEIVASLLQLQQGFIFPNINCNPIHPDILNTISEEKIPTKTIYKPINTIAKASFGFGDVNACVIFKKY; encoded by the coding sequence ATGAAAAATAGAGTAGTTATAACTGGTTTAGGTGTATGCTCTCCAATTGGAGTTACCATACCAGAATTCACCCAAGCATTAAAGAACGGGGAGTCTGGTATTCGGTTTCGTCCTGATTTGGAAGAACTTAAATTCTCTTGCCAATTGGGGGCCATTCCACAGATTTCCGAAGAAAAAAAGCGTGAATATCTAACAGAATTACAACTTCGGAATTTTATGAGCAGCGGAATTTTATACGGTATTATAGCTGGTATGGATGCTTTTAAAGATGCTAAATTAGAACTAGCAAAAAATGATGAAGACCCTCTTTGGGATTTAGGAATTATTTTTGGCACAGGCGTTAGCAGCGTAGAAAAGATGCACGAGAGCCTAATGAAAATCCACTCTAAAAATGTTCGTAGACTAAGTAGCAACACTATTCCCCAAATTATGGTTAGTGGAGTAAGTGCCTATCTTTCAGGTTTTATTGGTGCAGGAAATGTGGTAACATCAAATTCTTCTGCTTGCTCTACTGGCACCGAAGCTCTTTTAATGGGCTATGAGCGCATCAAAAATGGACAAGCCAAACAAATGCTTTGCGGAAGTTGTAGTGATCACGGACCATACATTTGGGGAGGTTTTGACGCCATAAGAGTAACCACCCATAAATATAACGATGCTCCAGAAAATGTAGCCGGACCAATGAGTGCAGTAACGAGTGGCTTTGTTCCGGGGAGTGGAGGAGGAGCCTATTTACTAGAGTCTCTAGAAAGTGCCCAGAAAAGAGGCGCAATAATATATGCAGAAGTTTTAGGAGGTGCTTTGAATAATGGGGGCCAACGTGGCGATGGAAGCATGACTGCACCAAACAATATAGCTGTCCAGAAATGTATCGAGATGGCAGTTGAAGACTCTAACGTTAGCGCTTCGGAAATTGACTATATTAATGGTCACCTTACTTCCACCATAAAAGATCCAGACGAAATAGCAAACTGGAGCAAGGCTCTAAAACGAAGCGGAAGTGATTTCCCATACATTAACTCTTTAAAAGGAATGATTGGTCATTGTATAGCCGCAAGTGGAAGTATTGAGATTGTAGCTTCTTTGCTTCAATTGCAACAGGGTTTTATTTTTCCAAATATTAATTGCAATCCAATTCATCCAGATATTTTAAATACAATTTCAGAAGAAAAAATTCCCACTAAAACCATTTATAAACCAATTAATACAATCGCTAAAGCCAGTTTTGGATTTGGAGATGTGAACGCTTGCGTTATTTTTAAAAAATATTAA
- a CDS encoding 3-hydroxyacyl-ACP dehydratase FabZ family protein, whose product MKYNDILDLLPYEVPFLFVDELVSVSQEGVEGYYIFKKDEYFYQGHFKSNPVTPGVILTECMAQIGLVCLGIFLLQIENSSEKPAIALSSSVIDFYIPVFPGEKVKVISEKEYFRFNKLKCKVKMVNSKNELVAKGTISGMLGLKTSEK is encoded by the coding sequence TTGAAATATAACGACATTCTTGATTTGCTTCCTTATGAAGTTCCATTTTTGTTTGTAGACGAGCTAGTATCCGTTTCACAAGAAGGAGTAGAAGGTTATTATATTTTTAAAAAAGACGAATATTTTTACCAAGGTCATTTCAAAAGCAATCCCGTTACACCTGGAGTCATATTAACAGAATGTATGGCGCAAATTGGGCTAGTGTGTTTGGGTATTTTTCTCTTACAAATAGAAAATTCTTCTGAAAAACCTGCCATTGCATTGAGCAGTTCCGTTATAGATTTTTATATTCCCGTATTTCCTGGCGAAAAAGTGAAAGTGATTTCAGAAAAGGAATATTTCAGATTCAATAAATTAAAATGTAAAGTGAAAATGGTAAATAGCAAAAACGAGTTAGTTGCCAAAGGAACTATAAGTGGCATGCTGGGATTGAAAACTAGTGAAAAATAA
- a CDS encoding SDR family NAD(P)-dependent oxidoreductase yields the protein MIEFQQQWALILGGSSGLGLASAKKLASEGMNICIVHRDRRSNIPEFEKEVEQLKNLDVSVKTFNQDALNSEIRNEIISELPKNSIKLLLHSIAKGSLKPMHSADEAVLQKQDLDITLHAMATSWYEWTQALVQSEKFSKKAKNIAFTSEGSSKVWPGYAAVSAAKSTLESLMRSMAVELAPINITTNCIQAGTTKTASFAMIPGSEELAAMSKKRNPFHRLTQPEYVADVVYLLCRPEADWINGNIIKADGGESLR from the coding sequence ATGATAGAGTTTCAACAGCAATGGGCATTAATCCTAGGCGGCAGTAGCGGCCTCGGCTTAGCAAGTGCAAAAAAACTTGCTTCCGAAGGGATGAATATTTGCATTGTTCATAGAGACCGAAGAAGTAATATTCCTGAGTTCGAAAAAGAAGTTGAGCAACTTAAAAACTTAGACGTTTCAGTAAAAACGTTTAACCAAGATGCCTTAAACTCTGAAATTAGAAACGAGATAATTTCAGAATTACCCAAAAACAGTATAAAATTATTGCTTCATAGTATCGCTAAAGGTAGTTTAAAGCCTATGCATAGTGCAGATGAAGCTGTGCTTCAAAAGCAAGATTTGGATATAACGCTTCACGCCATGGCAACCAGTTGGTATGAATGGACGCAGGCTTTGGTTCAAAGTGAAAAGTTTTCAAAAAAGGCGAAAAATATTGCTTTTACAAGTGAAGGCAGTTCCAAAGTGTGGCCAGGATACGCAGCAGTTTCTGCGGCGAAATCTACGTTAGAATCTTTGATGAGAAGTATGGCTGTTGAATTGGCTCCAATAAATATAACCACAAATTGCATTCAAGCTGGAACTACTAAAACTGCATCATTTGCTATGATTCCAGGAAGTGAAGAACTTGCTGCAATGAGTAAAAAACGAAACCCTTTCCACCGTCTTACGCAACCGGAATATGTTGCCGATGTGGTTTATTTACTCTGTCGTCCAGAAGCAGATTGGATTAATGGAAACATTATAAAAGCAGACGGTGGAGAGAGCCTTAGATAA
- a CDS encoding type III polyketide synthase produces the protein MVKINTVTTQLPEFMRDTAQIIDLVKNWMRDQDERYKRKVVKIMEGAGVDKRGSIMDPIEVFINPSFGSRNDIYAREIKKMGKQCLEKALNKAGWKPTDLDYIITVSCTGIMIPSVDAYLINELKMRQDVMRLPVTEMGCAAGVSGIIYAHNFLKANPGKRAALVAIEAPSATFQIDDFSMANIVSTAIFGDGAACVLLSSREEDEGPEIIDEEMFHFYDATGMMGFKLVDTGLQMILDKEVPDKIAEHFPAIIHPFLEKNNLTIEDVDHLIFHPGGRKIVETVEELFGSLGKDITDTKEVLRLYGNMSSATVLFVLERFMDKKPKNGSYGLMLSFGPGFSAQRVLLKF, from the coding sequence ATGGTAAAAATAAATACAGTTACTACACAATTACCAGAATTTATGCGAGATACTGCTCAGATTATTGATCTCGTTAAAAATTGGATGCGTGACCAAGATGAAAGATATAAACGAAAGGTCGTAAAAATCATGGAAGGAGCGGGAGTAGACAAAAGGGGTTCCATTATGGATCCTATTGAAGTTTTTATCAATCCAAGTTTTGGTTCCAGAAACGATATTTACGCCCGTGAAATAAAAAAAATGGGGAAGCAGTGTTTGGAAAAAGCACTCAATAAAGCTGGATGGAAGCCAACTGATCTTGATTATATTATAACCGTAAGCTGCACTGGAATTATGATTCCTTCAGTTGACGCCTATTTAATCAACGAACTTAAAATGAGGCAAGACGTGATGCGGTTGCCAGTAACTGAAATGGGCTGTGCCGCAGGAGTTTCAGGAATTATCTATGCCCACAATTTTTTAAAAGCTAATCCTGGAAAACGTGCAGCTTTAGTTGCTATAGAAGCTCCGTCCGCCACTTTTCAAATAGACGATTTTTCGATGGCAAATATTGTAAGTACTGCTATTTTTGGAGATGGCGCGGCTTGCGTGTTACTTTCTTCAAGAGAAGAAGATGAAGGTCCCGAAATTATTGACGAGGAAATGTTTCATTTTTATGATGCAACAGGAATGATGGGTTTCAAGCTGGTAGACACTGGACTTCAGATGATACTCGATAAAGAGGTTCCTGATAAAATTGCAGAACATTTTCCGGCAATTATTCATCCCTTTTTAGAGAAAAATAACTTAACCATCGAAGACGTTGATCATCTTATTTTTCATCCAGGAGGCAGAAAAATTGTAGAAACTGTGGAGGAGCTTTTTGGCAGTTTGGGCAAAGATATAACAGACACAAAAGAAGTGCTCAGACTGTATGGCAATATGAGTAGCGCAACAGTCCTTTTTGTTCTGGAACGTTTTATGGATAAAAAACCTAAAAATGGAAGCTACGGTCTGATGCTTAGTTTTGGTCCAGGGTTCTCAGCCCAGCGTGTGTTATTGAAATTTTAG
- a CDS encoding methyltransferase domain-containing protein, translated as MIAFSNKHRSIQAEIMDDLDFQGEEMKHLLDDLKNVNKWLGGNSITIDGLKELLKNHPNDKILTILDIGCGDGELLRKCTDFGKKNNFNFKCIGIDFNQNILEIAENRSSNYPNLTFKKVDVFLEEELIPNCDIALCTLFLHHFSNEQIENLLKTILKKTEIGLIVNDLQRSKQAFFLFKIVSKLFLKTKTARHDGLVSIARGFKKNELEAISTTISNQKSTIHWRWAYRYQWISKNTN; from the coding sequence ATGATAGCATTTAGTAACAAACATAGATCCATTCAAGCAGAGATAATGGACGATTTGGACTTTCAAGGCGAAGAAATGAAACATCTTTTGGATGATCTAAAAAACGTAAATAAGTGGTTGGGAGGAAATAGTATTACGATAGATGGATTAAAAGAGTTATTGAAAAATCATCCAAACGACAAAATTTTGACCATTTTAGATATTGGTTGTGGCGATGGTGAATTGCTTCGAAAGTGTACCGATTTTGGAAAGAAAAACAATTTCAACTTCAAATGTATTGGTATAGATTTTAACCAAAATATTTTAGAAATCGCCGAAAATAGAAGCAGTAATTATCCAAATCTAACTTTTAAAAAAGTTGACGTTTTTTTAGAAGAAGAATTAATACCAAATTGCGATATTGCATTATGTACACTGTTCTTGCATCATTTCAGTAATGAACAGATTGAAAATTTATTGAAAACAATTTTAAAAAAGACCGAAATCGGTTTAATAGTCAATGATTTACAAAGAAGCAAACAAGCCTTTTTCCTATTCAAAATAGTTAGTAAATTGTTTTTGAAGACTAAAACTGCGCGACACGACGGTTTAGTTTCAATAGCTAGAGGGTTCAAAAAAAATGAACTTGAAGCTATTTCAACAACAATAAGTAATCAAAAAAGCACAATCCATTGGCGTTGGGCGTATCGCTATCAATGGATTTCTAAAAACACAAACTAA
- a CDS encoding NAD(P)/FAD-dependent oxidoreductase, translated as MAYNNKREVIIIGGGLAGLTAALHLSNHNLKICLIEKNEYPHHKVCGEYISNEVLPYLSSLGIDPFSIGAKRISKFEITDSKGFPLKADLPLGGFGISRYAFDNLLFEAIKDKVEIIFDTVEKVIFKENIFTVTTQRKDVLYADFVIGAFGKRSNIDFFLNRRFMKQPSPWLAVKTHYDFDFDEDTVALHNFNGGYCGLSKTETNTVNACYLTTFKSFKKYGDIDTFQKKELSKNPFLDEFFKKAKPVFKKPLTISQISFQKKEPVENHIFMIGDSAGLIHPLCGNGMAMAIRSAQLFSELFLKAFQKSDFDRNNLEKEYSNHWQKEFGSRLKTGRFIQRILMNPLSSKLGFSMAKSIPSLIPKLIEKTHGSPIK; from the coding sequence ATGGCATACAATAATAAAAGAGAAGTTATAATTATCGGAGGAGGATTGGCGGGGCTTACGGCGGCGTTACATCTTTCCAATCATAACCTCAAAATATGTTTAATTGAAAAAAATGAATATCCACACCATAAAGTTTGTGGGGAATATATTAGCAATGAAGTGTTGCCCTATTTAAGCTCATTGGGAATCGATCCATTCTCAATTGGAGCCAAAAGAATATCAAAATTTGAAATAACCGATTCAAAAGGATTTCCACTTAAAGCAGATTTACCGCTCGGCGGATTTGGAATCAGCCGTTATGCTTTTGATAATTTACTATTTGAAGCTATAAAAGATAAAGTTGAAATCATTTTTGATACAGTTGAAAAAGTAATTTTCAAAGAAAATATATTTACAGTCACAACTCAAAGAAAAGATGTTTTATACGCAGATTTTGTTATTGGAGCCTTCGGAAAAAGATCTAATATAGACTTTTTTTTAAATCGAAGGTTTATGAAACAACCCTCGCCTTGGTTAGCTGTAAAAACACATTATGATTTTGATTTTGACGAAGACACGGTTGCCTTACACAATTTTAATGGAGGTTATTGCGGTCTAAGTAAAACCGAAACCAACACCGTAAACGCCTGTTATTTAACCACTTTTAAATCATTCAAGAAATATGGCGATATTGATACTTTTCAGAAGAAGGAACTTTCAAAGAATCCTTTTTTAGATGAATTTTTCAAAAAGGCTAAACCCGTTTTCAAAAAACCATTGACTATTAGCCAGATTTCGTTTCAGAAAAAAGAACCTGTAGAAAATCATATTTTTATGATTGGTGATAGCGCAGGACTCATACATCCACTATGTGGCAATGGAATGGCTATGGCTATTAGGAGCGCGCAACTATTTTCAGAATTGTTTCTTAAAGCATTTCAGAAAAGTGATTTTGATAGAAATAATTTGGAAAAAGAATATTCAAATCACTGGCAAAAAGAATTTGGAAGTAGATTAAAAACTGGAAGATTCATTCAACGTATTTTAATGAATCCTCTTAGTTCAAAATTAGGGTTTTCAATGGCCAAATCAATACCTTCATTAATACCAAAACTAATTGAAAAAACACACGGAAGTCCAATAAAATGA
- a CDS encoding OmpA family protein has protein sequence MKTFFKQTALVAFALTLVISLGSCEATRNANNKQKGAVIGATGGAILGAIIGNNVGKGGNGELGAVIGGVVGGGAGVLIGNKMDKQAQKIEQEIPGAQVERVDDGIVVTFDENSGVYFDTAKYNVNAASQSILDKLSNVLVEYPDTDVLVVGHTDSVGADDMNMRLSKNRAQSVTNYFVQTKGLGAGRFTTNWYGETAPVADNTTAEGRAKNRRVNLAIVPNEKMKTEAKQQAGE, from the coding sequence ATGAAGACATTTTTTAAACAGACCGCATTAGTAGCATTTGCATTAACACTTGTTATCAGTTTAGGAAGCTGCGAAGCAACTAGAAATGCTAATAACAAACAAAAAGGAGCCGTAATTGGAGCTACAGGCGGCGCCATTCTTGGAGCAATTATTGGAAACAACGTTGGAAAAGGTGGTAACGGAGAACTTGGAGCCGTAATCGGTGGTGTTGTTGGTGGTGGCGCTGGTGTTCTTATTGGAAACAAAATGGACAAGCAAGCCCAAAAAATTGAGCAAGAAATCCCCGGAGCTCAAGTAGAAAGAGTAGATGACGGAATCGTTGTTACTTTTGACGAAAACAGTGGTGTATATTTTGACACTGCAAAATACAACGTAAATGCGGCTTCCCAGTCTATTTTAGACAAGCTTTCAAATGTGTTAGTTGAATATCCAGACACAGATGTACTTGTAGTTGGTCATACTGATAGTGTTGGTGCGGATGATATGAATATGAGGCTTTCCAAAAACAGAGCTCAGTCGGTTACAAACTATTTTGTGCAGACAAAAGGTTTGGGCGCTGGACGTTTTACAACCAATTGGTACGGTGAAACTGCTCCAGTTGCAGATAATACTACTGCCGAAGGTCGTGCTAAAAACAGACGTGTAAATCTTGCTATTGTTCCGAATGAAAAAATGAAGACAGAAGCAAAGCAGCAAGCTGGCGAATAA
- a CDS encoding lipocalin family protein, with protein sequence MKKILILALVAVTAFACGTPKTVQESRKVIKGYWTLDNVSYGSSGKFNVQLFNDTSAECFEGSTWRFIPNNNTANYNIDNPDCPTGERNFIFTIVEIDPASGLYDFIIKPTNAKGKSEDNTGFRVHLSQLNESSMRWEQTVSLDGKPFKINMNFSKINEQ encoded by the coding sequence ATGAAAAAAATCCTCATTTTGGCCCTAGTAGCGGTCACAGCATTCGCTTGCGGAACACCCAAAACCGTTCAAGAATCACGAAAAGTTATTAAAGGGTATTGGACTTTAGACAATGTAAGCTATGGTTCCTCAGGTAAATTTAATGTTCAGCTTTTTAATGATACCTCTGCGGAGTGTTTTGAAGGAAGTACTTGGCGTTTTATCCCTAATAATAATACCGCTAATTATAATATTGACAATCCCGATTGCCCAACAGGTGAACGAAATTTTATTTTTACAATAGTAGAAATAGATCCAGCTTCTGGCTTGTATGATTTCATAATTAAACCTACAAATGCTAAAGGTAAATCTGAAGATAACACAGGTTTCAGGGTACATCTATCTCAATTAAATGAATCCTCAATGCGTTGGGAACAAACAGTAAGTTTAGATGGCAAACCATTTAAAATAAATATGAACTTTTCTAAAATAAACGAACAATAA
- a CDS encoding DUF1328 domain-containing protein, whose protein sequence is MLRWIVIFLVIAIVAAIFGFGGIADGAADIAKIIFYIFIVLLVISLLSRLFKR, encoded by the coding sequence ATGTTACGTTGGATCGTTATTTTTCTAGTAATCGCAATAGTTGCGGCAATTTTTGGATTTGGAGGTATCGCAGATGGTGCAGCTGATATCGCAAAAATAATTTTTTACATTTTTATAGTTCTTTTAGTAATCTCCTTACTTTCAAGATTATTTAAAAGATAA
- a CDS encoding alpha-ketoacid dehydrogenase subunit alpha/beta, protein MMKPETKPHIFYDYNRKDVDDATLLKLYRGMLKPRMIEEKMLILLRQGKVSKWFSGIGQEAISVGITAVLDKDEYILPMHRNLAVFTMREIPLYRLFSQWQGKANGFTKGRDRSFHFGTQEFNIVGMISHLGPQFGVADGIALANKLKKNNKVCAVFTGEGGTSEGDIHEALNVASVWQLPVLFCVENNGYGLSTPTNEQYNCENIADRGKGYGMESHIIEGNDILEVYTKLKDLVEDMRINPRPVLLEFKTFRMRGHEEASGTKYVPTDLIDEWGLRDPLLNYEDFLLAEGILSVEKIQEFKDEFKHEIDDNLEIAFAEPKIQSTVANELSDVYKEFQYQEVKENSENENIRLIDAISQGLKQSMERHDNLIIMGQDVAEYGGVFKITEGFVEQFGKDRVRNTPICESAIVSAAMGLSINGYKAVVEMQFADFVTSGFNPIINYLAKSHYRWSENADVVVRMPCGAGVGAGPFHSQTNEAWFTHTPGLKVVYPAFPYDAKGLLATSIEDSNPVMFFEHKALYRSIRQDVPTDYYTLPLGKASILKEGTDVSVITYGAGVHWALETLEQNPEVSADLIDLRTLVPLDIEAIYKSVKKTGKVIILQEDSLFGGIASDISALIMENCFEHLDAPVKRVASLETPIPFAANLESAYLPKEKFKEILLNLLSY, encoded by the coding sequence ATGATGAAACCTGAAACCAAGCCACATATTTTCTACGATTATAACCGAAAAGACGTTGATGATGCTACTTTATTGAAACTATACCGCGGAATGCTGAAACCGAGGATGATAGAAGAGAAAATGCTAATTCTTCTACGTCAAGGAAAGGTTTCAAAATGGTTTAGCGGAATAGGGCAAGAAGCCATTTCCGTAGGAATAACAGCGGTTTTGGACAAAGATGAATACATCCTTCCGATGCACCGAAACCTCGCTGTTTTTACAATGCGTGAAATTCCACTTTACCGTTTGTTTTCGCAATGGCAAGGTAAAGCGAACGGTTTTACCAAAGGTCGCGATAGAAGTTTTCACTTTGGAACGCAGGAATTCAATATAGTTGGGATGATTTCACATCTGGGGCCTCAATTTGGTGTTGCTGATGGAATTGCACTGGCAAACAAATTGAAGAAAAATAATAAAGTCTGCGCCGTTTTTACAGGTGAAGGCGGAACTAGCGAAGGTGATATTCACGAAGCACTTAACGTAGCTTCAGTCTGGCAGCTTCCTGTTCTTTTTTGTGTTGAGAACAATGGTTATGGGCTTTCAACGCCAACAAACGAGCAGTATAATTGCGAAAATATTGCAGATCGAGGCAAAGGTTACGGCATGGAATCTCACATTATTGAAGGAAACGATATTTTGGAAGTTTATACTAAGTTGAAGGATTTGGTGGAAGATATGCGTATAAATCCACGCCCGGTTCTTTTGGAGTTCAAAACCTTTAGAATGCGCGGTCACGAAGAAGCGAGCGGAACAAAATACGTTCCTACAGATTTGATTGATGAATGGGGTTTGCGTGACCCACTTCTAAATTATGAAGACTTTTTATTAGCCGAAGGAATTCTTTCAGTAGAAAAAATTCAAGAGTTTAAAGATGAGTTCAAACATGAAATTGATGATAATTTAGAGATTGCTTTTGCAGAACCTAAAATACAATCTACTGTAGCTAATGAGTTAAGTGATGTTTATAAAGAATTTCAATATCAAGAAGTTAAAGAAAATTCAGAAAACGAAAATATTCGTTTAATTGATGCTATTTCACAAGGTTTAAAACAATCCATGGAGCGTCATGACAACCTTATAATCATGGGTCAAGACGTTGCGGAATACGGCGGTGTTTTCAAAATAACCGAAGGCTTTGTGGAACAATTCGGCAAAGACCGAGTTCGCAATACACCTATATGTGAATCTGCAATTGTTTCAGCAGCAATGGGACTTTCCATCAATGGATATAAAGCTGTTGTAGAGATGCAATTTGCAGATTTTGTTACTTCTGGTTTCAATCCAATCATCAACTATCTCGCAAAAAGTCATTACCGTTGGAGTGAAAATGCAGACGTTGTGGTGCGAATGCCTTGCGGTGCAGGAGTAGGAGCCGGACCATTCCACAGTCAAACTAATGAGGCTTGGTTTACGCATACTCCAGGTTTAAAAGTTGTTTATCCAGCGTTTCCATATGATGCTAAAGGCTTATTGGCAACAAGTATTGAAGATTCAAACCCAGTAATGTTCTTTGAGCATAAGGCTTTATATAGAAGTATTCGCCAAGATGTGCCAACAGATTATTACACTTTACCTTTAGGGAAAGCTTCCATTCTAAAGGAAGGAACAGATGTTAGCGTTATAACTTATGGAGCAGGAGTGCATTGGGCTTTAGAAACTTTAGAACAAAATCCTGAAGTAAGTGCTGATTTAATTGATTTACGGACTTTAGTTCCTTTGGATATTGAAGCAATATATAAATCAGTTAAGAAAACAGGAAAGGTAATTATACTTCAAGAAGATTCTTTGTTCGGCGGAATAGCTTCAGATATTTCAGCTTTGATAATGGAGAATTGTTTTGAACATTTAGACGCTCCCGTTAAACGAGTAGCAAGTTTAGAAACACCAATACCTTTTGCAGCAAATTTGGAATCTGCTTATCTTCCTAAAGAAAAATTCAAAGAAATCCTATTAAATTTATTGTCTTACTAA
- a CDS encoding DUF7010 family protein has product MNQTRRTLEEQRNEFTNGKFLATPLAGLIAWLIVGIAGLILPIQATVWVLFIATGSIVYLGIFISKFTGENFLDKNKPKNEFDKLFFFTVGQAILVYSIAIPFFLIDYTSLPLTVGILTGLMWLPFSWIINHWVGIFHSLARTVLVLLLWYMLPEYRFVAIPFAIVLIYIITIFILKSRKKTK; this is encoded by the coding sequence ATGAATCAAACCCGAAGAACTCTTGAAGAACAAAGAAATGAATTTACAAATGGAAAATTTCTTGCTACACCTTTAGCGGGTTTAATTGCTTGGTTAATTGTCGGAATAGCGGGACTTATCCTACCAATTCAGGCGACCGTTTGGGTATTGTTTATTGCAACAGGCAGCATTGTTTACTTGGGAATATTTATTTCGAAATTTACTGGCGAGAATTTTTTGGACAAGAATAAACCTAAAAATGAATTTGACAAATTGTTCTTTTTTACAGTTGGACAGGCAATTTTAGTATATTCTATTGCTATTCCGTTTTTTTTAATTGACTATACCTCTTTACCATTGACAGTTGGTATATTAACAGGATTAATGTGGTTGCCCTTTTCGTGGATAATTAACCATTGGGTAGGAATTTTCCATTCGCTTGCTAGAACGGTTTTGGTACTTTTACTTTGGTATATGCTTCCTGAATACAGGTTCGTGGCCATACCTTTTGCAATAGTATTGATTTATATAATTACAATTTTTATATTGAAAAGTAGAAAGAAAACAAAATAA